From Brevibacillus marinus, a single genomic window includes:
- a CDS encoding glycosyltransferase family 4 protein, whose amino-acid sequence MTRIAYVSTYVPQKCGLATYTHHLRRAVQEATGQEGNDRVVVLTNDTNEPARDPLLWPLHRDHADEYRQMALRINQSDLDVVSLQHEFGIFGGEAGAHILQFIRYLNKPLVTTFHTVFERPQPPYFPIQKEIAEKSSKIIVMNRKAITYLHEAFGVPVEKICFIPHGTPDPAPDKRAEWRKELDWEQRKVLMTFGLLSRGKGLELVIDILPEIVKQVPQVLYAIVGQTHPEVKKREGERYRQELREQIRRSGLDEHVVMIDRYLEEADLIKHLTACDIYITPYPGLQQITSGTLAYAVGLGRPVLSTPYAYATDLLADYPQLLLRSEDRAAWSETIVSLLTDDRKLAEWSEKIMEIGKTMHWPEIGRQYAAVFAGVSQLAGVHR is encoded by the coding sequence ATGACGCGAATTGCTTACGTCAGTACGTACGTACCGCAAAAGTGCGGTCTCGCTACCTACACCCATCACCTAAGACGGGCCGTGCAGGAAGCAACAGGCCAAGAAGGAAACGACCGGGTCGTCGTTCTCACCAACGACACGAACGAACCGGCGCGAGATCCGCTGCTTTGGCCGCTGCACCGCGACCATGCGGACGAATACAGGCAGATGGCGCTGCGGATCAACCAGTCCGATCTTGACGTCGTTTCGCTGCAGCATGAATTCGGGATCTTTGGCGGCGAGGCGGGAGCCCATATTTTGCAGTTTATCCGCTATCTGAACAAGCCTTTGGTTACCACCTTTCACACCGTCTTTGAACGTCCGCAACCACCGTATTTTCCCATTCAAAAAGAAATCGCCGAAAAGAGCAGCAAAATCATTGTGATGAATCGCAAGGCGATCACCTATCTGCATGAAGCGTTTGGCGTTCCCGTTGAGAAGATTTGTTTTATCCCGCATGGCACGCCTGACCCCGCACCGGACAAAAGGGCAGAATGGCGAAAGGAGCTGGACTGGGAGCAGCGCAAGGTTCTGATGACCTTTGGCCTGTTGAGCCGCGGCAAAGGTCTGGAACTGGTCATCGACATCCTTCCGGAGATCGTCAAACAGGTTCCTCAGGTTTTGTACGCCATCGTCGGGCAGACCCATCCCGAGGTGAAAAAGCGGGAAGGAGAACGGTACCGGCAGGAGCTGCGCGAGCAAATCAGGAGAAGCGGCCTGGATGAGCATGTCGTGATGATCGACCGCTACCTGGAAGAGGCCGATTTGATCAAACACCTGACGGCATGCGACATCTACATCACGCCATACCCCGGGCTGCAGCAGATCACCAGCGGAACGCTGGCCTATGCCGTGGGATTGGGCCGACCGGTATTGTCCACCCCTTATGCGTACGCAACCGATTTGTTGGCCGATTACCCGCAGCTTTTGCTGCGCAGCGAAGATCGGGCCGCCTGGAGCGAAACCATCGTCTCGCTGCTGACAGATGACCGTAAGTTGGCGGAATGGAGCGAAAAAATCATGGAGATCGGCAAAACGATGCACTGGCCGGAAATCGGCAGGCAGTACGCAGCGGTGTTTGCCGGGGTGAGCCAACTTGCAGGCGTCCATCGCTAA
- a CDS encoding glycosyl transferase: protein MQASIAKFQHILRLTDQTGILEHALGRIPRRTEGYSTDDQARALWLCLEWLDLLTEAESATLYNCIDTYLAFLLWVQRDDGHFHNNIAYDRTKEPELPSDDCLGRCLWASALAYVRLTDQDRRIAAETILEKALAQVPQLRYPRGWAYALAAISLLIAHRYPLDLTQHLDTLTQRLIESYRSHASAGWQWFEPVVTYSNGTLPWGLLCAYEVTQDQQVLAVGTESLAFLLQLSMNEKGQIRPVGNKGWCTRGSRALWDQQPIDVMKLCLAAAKAYEITGSPRYADVVTKCRDWFYGANDRGTVMVNAAEGSCCDGLCETGANLNQGAEATIAYLLTEALYLKQVNQKGKVEKHEACTTSTHLDSGTRVP, encoded by the coding sequence TTGCAGGCGTCCATCGCTAAGTTCCAGCACATCCTCCGGCTCACGGACCAAACCGGGATCCTGGAACACGCCCTTGGCCGGATCCCCCGCCGTACAGAAGGCTACAGCACGGATGACCAGGCGAGAGCGCTGTGGCTGTGCCTGGAGTGGCTCGATTTGCTGACAGAAGCGGAATCCGCCACGCTCTACAACTGCATCGATACGTACCTGGCTTTTTTGTTATGGGTGCAGCGGGACGATGGACATTTTCACAACAACATCGCCTACGACCGCACGAAGGAACCGGAACTTCCTTCCGACGACTGCCTGGGACGCTGTTTGTGGGCGAGCGCGCTCGCGTATGTCCGCTTGACCGATCAGGACCGCCGCATAGCGGCCGAAACGATTCTCGAAAAGGCGCTGGCCCAAGTGCCCCAGCTGCGTTACCCGCGCGGATGGGCGTATGCGCTCGCGGCGATCAGCCTGTTGATCGCCCACCGCTATCCGCTTGATCTGACGCAGCACCTGGACACGTTGACGCAGAGATTAATCGAATCTTACCGTTCGCACGCTTCCGCCGGTTGGCAATGGTTTGAACCCGTCGTCACCTACAGCAACGGCACGTTGCCATGGGGCCTCCTGTGTGCCTACGAAGTCACCCAGGATCAACAAGTCCTGGCAGTGGGCACGGAAAGCCTGGCGTTTTTGCTGCAGCTGTCGATGAATGAAAAGGGGCAAATCCGCCCTGTCGGCAACAAGGGGTGGTGTACGCGCGGCAGCCGGGCCCTCTGGGATCAGCAACCGATTGATGTCATGAAGTTATGCCTGGCTGCGGCGAAGGCTTATGAGATCACGGGATCGCCCCGTTATGCGGACGTGGTGACGAAGTGCCGGGATTGGTTTTACGGGGCCAACGACAGGGGCACTGTGATGGTGAACGCGGCGGAAGGGAGCTGCTGCGACGGATTGTGCGAAACGGGCGCCAACCTGAATCAGGGCGCGGAAGCAACCATCGCTTACCTGCTCACCGAAGCACTTTATCTGAAACAGGTTAACCAAAAGGGAAAGGTGGAGAAACATGAAGCCTGCACAACGTCAACCCATCTCGATTCCGGAACACGTGTTCCGTGA
- a CDS encoding phosphomannomutase/phosphoglucomutase, whose product MKPAQRQPISIPEHVFREYDIRGKAFDEIDLPFCYMLGKVFAEKTRSDGARTVVVGRDNRKSSPEFHRALISGLQAASCQVIDIGEVTTPMFYYALEHEKCPNGIMITASHNPGDENGFKIARNYSTIYGEAIQELRQAMRKLADEAELPQQYPWDMNLLEQKEITTAYLTMLQEKIKLGPRKLKVVVDCGNGTPSPFAPQALRNWGCDVVELYCQSDPDFPNHHPDPVDPKNLTDLIARVRAEHADLGIAFDGDGDRLGVVDEQGNILWGDQLMILFWREILPKYPGCQALVEVKCSQALVEEIERLGGKPVFHRTGHSHIKASMRKLDVPFTGEMSGHLFFRDEYFGFDDALYAAGRLLRILSHTQQPLSQCFADVPRYHATPETRVPCREADKPTILHKVKAYFRKKHETVEVDGVRVLFPDGWGLVRSSNTQPILVLRAEADSAEGLKRIKAELENALRTASDQLRISW is encoded by the coding sequence ATGAAGCCTGCACAACGTCAACCCATCTCGATTCCGGAACACGTGTTCCGTGAGTATGATATCCGCGGCAAGGCTTTTGACGAGATCGATCTTCCTTTTTGTTACATGCTGGGTAAGGTGTTCGCGGAAAAAACCAGGTCGGACGGCGCGCGGACGGTCGTCGTCGGACGAGACAACCGCAAGTCCTCTCCCGAATTTCACCGGGCGCTGATCAGCGGGCTGCAGGCGGCATCATGTCAGGTCATCGATATCGGTGAAGTGACCACACCGATGTTTTATTACGCGTTGGAGCACGAAAAGTGCCCGAACGGCATCATGATCACGGCCAGTCACAATCCGGGAGACGAAAATGGCTTCAAGATCGCGAGAAACTACTCGACGATCTACGGCGAAGCGATCCAGGAGCTGCGGCAGGCCATGCGCAAACTGGCGGATGAAGCCGAGCTGCCGCAACAGTACCCTTGGGACATGAACTTGCTGGAGCAAAAAGAGATCACGACAGCGTATTTAACCATGCTGCAGGAAAAAATCAAGCTTGGACCGCGCAAATTGAAGGTCGTCGTCGACTGCGGCAACGGGACGCCATCGCCGTTCGCGCCGCAGGCATTGCGGAACTGGGGCTGCGACGTGGTGGAACTCTACTGCCAATCGGACCCCGATTTTCCCAACCACCATCCCGATCCGGTCGACCCGAAAAACCTGACGGATCTCATTGCGCGGGTCAGAGCCGAGCACGCTGATCTCGGCATTGCCTTCGACGGAGACGGCGACAGGCTCGGCGTCGTCGATGAGCAGGGCAATATCTTGTGGGGCGACCAATTGATGATCTTGTTCTGGCGGGAAATTTTGCCGAAGTATCCGGGCTGCCAGGCCCTGGTGGAGGTCAAATGCTCGCAGGCGCTGGTCGAGGAGATCGAGCGGCTGGGAGGCAAACCGGTGTTTCATCGTACCGGCCATTCGCATATCAAGGCATCGATGCGAAAGTTGGATGTGCCGTTTACAGGCGAAATGTCCGGGCATTTGTTCTTCCGCGACGAGTATTTTGGATTCGATGACGCCTTATATGCTGCCGGCCGCTTGCTGAGAATCTTGAGCCATACCCAGCAGCCCCTCTCGCAATGCTTTGCCGATGTGCCTCGCTACCACGCAACGCCGGAGACGAGGGTGCCCTGCCGGGAAGCGGACAAACCGACGATTCTGCACAAGGTGAAAGCTTATTTTCGCAAAAAACACGAGACGGTTGAAGTGGACGGCGTTCGCGTACTGTTCCCTGACGGCTGGGGACTCGTCCGAAGTTCCAACACGCAGCCCATCTTGGTACTGCGGGCGGAAGCGGATTCGGCGGAAGGGCTGAAGCGAATCAAAGCCGAGTTGGAAAATGCCCTGCGCACCGCCTCCGACCAGTTGCGAATTTCCTGGTAA
- a CDS encoding type I phosphomannose isomerase catalytic subunit, protein MPYSPTTLLERELVDKSSADCYPVRFTPIIRERIWGGNRLKSWFSLQDPRPIGEYWLLSAHPGGISIVDNGPLKGMPLNELVARFPEAYLGQSPQERFPLLIKFIEAADDLSVQVHPADDYARQAEGDYGKTEAWYILEHGPSAEIIYGHGFTDPEHFRRSIREQTVKDYVKRRPIRKDELVYVPAGTLHAILKGTIVLEIQQTSDVTYRVYDWDRKDANGRSRQLHTEKAALAMFAAPPASPAVWQTITLLHNDSVVHEHLLSCPYFVIERVQINAGKRYVLRPGKPGNPDVLVVLEGAGFVAYGEQQQPVHFKRGDALLIPASLQRYQIHAEQQTKIIRSYY, encoded by the coding sequence ATGCCTTATTCTCCGACTACCTTGCTGGAAAGAGAGTTGGTAGATAAGTCCTCTGCGGATTGCTATCCCGTGCGATTCACACCGATCATCCGGGAACGCATTTGGGGAGGAAATCGTCTGAAATCATGGTTTTCTCTTCAAGATCCCCGCCCGATCGGCGAATATTGGCTGTTGTCGGCGCACCCTGGCGGAATCAGTATTGTGGATAACGGTCCGCTCAAAGGAATGCCACTGAACGAGCTTGTTGCCCGTTTTCCGGAAGCTTACCTGGGACAGTCTCCGCAGGAGCGCTTTCCCCTGCTGATCAAATTCATCGAAGCGGCAGACGACTTGTCGGTTCAGGTGCATCCCGCCGATGACTACGCCCGGCAGGCGGAAGGCGACTACGGGAAAACGGAAGCCTGGTATATTCTGGAGCATGGTCCGTCAGCGGAAATCATCTACGGCCACGGTTTTACCGATCCGGAGCATTTCCGGCGCTCCATTCGCGAACAGACGGTGAAAGATTACGTAAAACGCCGGCCGATACGCAAGGATGAACTGGTCTATGTGCCGGCAGGAACGCTGCACGCCATCTTAAAAGGAACAATCGTCTTAGAGATTCAGCAAACCTCCGATGTGACCTACCGCGTCTACGACTGGGACCGGAAGGATGCAAACGGCAGAAGCAGGCAGCTGCATACCGAAAAAGCGGCGCTCGCGATGTTTGCTGCGCCGCCCGCTTCTCCGGCCGTTTGGCAAACGATCACACTGCTGCACAACGACTCCGTTGTCCATGAACATCTCTTGAGCTGCCCTTACTTTGTCATCGAAAGAGTGCAGATTAATGCAGGCAAACGGTATGTTCTGCGTCCCGGAAAGCCGGGAAACCCGGACGTGCTGGTCGTTCTGGAAGGGGCAGGGTTTGTTGCGTACGGGGAACAACAGCAACCGGTCCACTTCAAACGAGGGGATGCTCTGCTGATCCCCGCTTCCCTGCAGCGTTACCAGATCCATGCCGAGCAGCAGACAAAAATCATCCGATCCTATTATTAA
- a CDS encoding ABC transporter substrate-binding protein: MKVGKRIIVSMMVLLLMLAGCSSETASDANTATNSPEGKKEGKKELRVALVTQPPTLDQPTTTATVTRDTARLMFETLLTTNSKYKAVPMLAESVETEDNQTYTFHLRKGVKFHNGKEMTAEDVVASMNRWLEKSSITGNIFKGATFEATNQYTVVLRLQQPSPLALDTMATAKMAAAIMPKEVVESAPPEGVTEYIGTGPYKFVEWKQDQYIHFTKFEDYRPVAAEPDGLAGRKEALVDDIYFYIVPDASTRMAGLQSGQYDFIYTVPFDNYEQLKNNPELYPVFDTYGEMILLYNKVEGLASNFKMRQAINAALDIDKIMLASYAHEDLYWLQPGYMTRVVSNWASNAGSEFYNQKDPEKAKQLLAEIGYNNEEFTIMTTRDYPQFYNAAVVIQEQLKAIGLNVKLEIYDWATLLDKQNDTGVWDAVVTGTSTVTTPSQLISLSETYAGGTHDPKIKELLQSIETSANYEEAKKLWDELQAYAWEHYLPITVLGGYNNLYGASKKVKAITTLSGPVYWNVIME; encoded by the coding sequence ATGAAAGTTGGCAAAAGAATCATCGTTTCCATGATGGTACTACTCTTGATGCTTGCGGGATGCAGTTCCGAAACGGCTTCCGATGCAAACACTGCTACGAATTCGCCGGAAGGGAAGAAGGAAGGGAAGAAGGAACTGCGGGTTGCTTTGGTTACCCAACCGCCCACACTTGACCAACCGACAACGACAGCTACGGTTACCCGTGATACCGCCAGACTGATGTTTGAAACCCTGCTGACGACAAATTCGAAGTACAAAGCTGTACCGATGTTGGCTGAATCGGTGGAAACAGAGGATAATCAAACCTACACCTTTCATTTGCGGAAGGGTGTAAAATTCCACAATGGGAAAGAAATGACGGCCGAGGATGTCGTGGCTTCCATGAACCGGTGGTTAGAAAAGTCATCAATAACCGGGAACATTTTCAAAGGCGCCACTTTTGAAGCGACAAACCAATATACGGTGGTTTTACGGTTACAACAGCCTTCCCCGCTTGCTTTGGATACGATGGCTACCGCAAAAATGGCGGCTGCGATCATGCCGAAAGAAGTGGTTGAGTCCGCGCCGCCGGAAGGGGTAACGGAATACATCGGCACCGGACCGTACAAATTTGTGGAATGGAAGCAAGATCAGTATATACACTTTACCAAATTCGAAGATTACCGACCTGTTGCAGCCGAACCAGATGGATTAGCAGGAAGGAAAGAAGCTCTTGTCGACGATATCTATTTCTATATTGTACCCGATGCCTCGACACGAATGGCAGGTCTGCAGTCTGGCCAATACGATTTTATTTATACCGTTCCCTTTGACAACTACGAACAATTAAAAAATAATCCAGAGCTGTACCCGGTGTTCGATACCTATGGAGAGATGATTTTGCTTTACAACAAAGTGGAGGGCCTGGCATCCAATTTCAAGATGCGACAAGCAATCAATGCGGCGCTGGATATAGACAAAATTATGCTGGCATCCTACGCGCACGAAGATTTGTACTGGCTGCAGCCTGGGTACATGACGAGAGTGGTAAGCAACTGGGCCAGTAACGCAGGCAGCGAGTTCTACAATCAGAAGGATCCCGAGAAAGCGAAACAGTTGTTGGCGGAAATCGGCTACAATAACGAAGAGTTCACCATCATGACGACACGTGACTATCCGCAGTTTTACAACGCGGCTGTCGTGATTCAGGAACAATTAAAAGCAATCGGATTAAATGTGAAGTTGGAGATTTACGACTGGGCAACCCTTTTGGATAAACAGAATGATACGGGTGTATGGGATGCCGTGGTCACCGGAACCTCAACGGTCACGACGCCTTCCCAGCTGATCTCCCTCAGCGAGACCTATGCAGGGGGAACGCATGATCCGAAAATAAAGGAACTGCTGCAATCTATCGAGACGTCAGCCAACTATGAGGAAGCAAAGAAATTGTGGGATGAACTGCAAGCGTACGCGTGGGAGCATTATCTGCCGATTACCGTTTTAGGCGGGTACAACAATTTGTACGGCGCATCGAAAAAGGTGAAGGCGATCACAACGCTTTCAGGTCCCGTGTACTGGAATGTCATCATGGAATGA
- a CDS encoding ABC transporter ATP-binding protein, which yields MLTRELDQRPLLEIKDLKKYYPVKGGLQKLGKVKEQVKAINDISFQLYEGETYGMVGESGCGKSTTGKTILRLIEPTSGKAIYRNQDLFQLSGKALRDMRQELQMVFQDPFSSLNPRMRIGQTLEEPLAIHSIGSKKERTAMVMEILSKVGLREEHYYRYPHEFSGGQRQRIGLARALIINPKIVILDEPVSALDVSIQSQIINLLRRLQDDLKLTYLFISHDIGVVRHISDRIGVMYLGKIVEEALTDDLFATPLHPYTQALLSAVPQAKPNLRRERIILKGDLPSPLSLPSGCVFHTRCPYTKEVCKEKEPVRKEIAKRHFVACHLYE from the coding sequence ATGCTTACTCGGGAGCTTGACCAAAGGCCGTTACTCGAGATCAAAGACCTGAAGAAATATTATCCGGTAAAAGGAGGGCTGCAAAAACTAGGGAAGGTCAAGGAACAAGTAAAGGCGATAAACGATATCTCCTTCCAGCTGTATGAAGGGGAGACGTACGGAATGGTGGGGGAGTCCGGGTGCGGGAAAAGTACGACCGGCAAAACCATCTTGCGGTTGATCGAACCGACAAGCGGAAAAGCGATTTATCGGAACCAGGATCTCTTTCAGTTGAGCGGCAAGGCTCTCCGCGACATGCGGCAAGAACTGCAAATGGTGTTCCAAGATCCTTTTTCCTCCCTGAACCCGCGGATGCGCATCGGCCAAACCCTGGAAGAGCCGTTAGCCATCCACTCGATTGGCAGCAAAAAAGAGCGGACTGCGATGGTAATGGAGATATTGTCCAAAGTGGGGTTGCGTGAAGAACATTATTACCGCTATCCGCATGAATTTTCTGGCGGTCAACGACAGCGGATTGGGTTGGCGAGAGCTTTGATCATCAACCCGAAAATCGTGATTCTGGACGAGCCCGTTTCCGCGCTGGACGTTTCGATTCAGTCTCAGATCATCAATTTGTTGAGACGGCTGCAGGATGATTTGAAACTGACGTACCTCTTCATATCCCACGACATTGGCGTTGTCCGTCACATCTCTGACCGGATCGGAGTGATGTACCTGGGGAAAATCGTGGAGGAGGCCCTCACCGATGATCTATTTGCCACACCGCTGCATCCGTACACGCAAGCATTGTTGTCGGCAGTGCCGCAGGCCAAGCCGAATCTGCGGCGAGAGCGGATTATTTTGAAAGGGGATCTCCCTTCGCCGTTATCTCTCCCTTCCGGATGTGTGTTTCATACGCGATGTCCATATACAAAGGAGGTTTGCAAGGAAAAAGAACCGGTCAGAAAAGAAATCGCAAAGCGGCATTTCGTGGCTTGTCATCTTTATGAATGA
- a CDS encoding ABC transporter ATP-binding protein: MTVKPLLDVKDLKVHFHTERGRVTAVDGVTFHVNQGEIVGLVGESGCGKSVTSQSILRLFDEKTVQYEGKIEFKGNNLLALPRGKMQEIRGNEIAMIFQDPLSSLNPVYTIGYQIAESILLHQNVSKKEAYAQAVEMLRRTGIPSPEKRINEYPHQLSGGMQQRVMIAIALSCQPQLLIADEPTTALDVTIQAQILELIVQLNQELGMGVIFITHDLGVVAEICTRVVVMYLGQIVEEADTHSLFTNPLHPYTKGLIKSIPHLDGDRSQNLHVIEGTVPSLDHIPTGCRFAPRCPYADALCREKMPELTVQLNSQKVRCWHAHKISALA, encoded by the coding sequence ATGACGGTAAAACCTCTTTTGGATGTGAAGGATCTCAAGGTTCATTTTCATACAGAACGAGGACGCGTTACAGCGGTAGACGGGGTTACCTTCCATGTCAATCAAGGTGAAATAGTGGGATTGGTCGGCGAGTCCGGGTGTGGTAAAAGTGTGACCTCCCAGTCGATTTTAAGGCTGTTTGACGAAAAGACGGTTCAATACGAAGGAAAAATTGAATTTAAAGGAAATAACCTGTTGGCTCTTCCAAGAGGGAAAATGCAGGAGATTCGCGGAAATGAGATCGCCATGATTTTCCAGGATCCGCTTAGTTCGCTTAATCCCGTGTATACGATTGGCTACCAAATCGCTGAATCGATTTTGCTGCATCAGAACGTCTCCAAAAAAGAGGCCTACGCGCAAGCTGTGGAGATGCTCAGGCGAACGGGAATTCCATCTCCGGAAAAACGCATCAACGAATATCCGCACCAGTTGTCAGGCGGGATGCAGCAGCGGGTCATGATCGCGATTGCCCTATCCTGTCAGCCGCAGCTGTTAATTGCCGATGAGCCTACAACGGCTTTGGATGTGACCATTCAAGCACAAATTTTGGAGCTGATTGTGCAGTTAAATCAGGAGCTGGGGATGGGGGTTATCTTTATTACCCATGATCTGGGAGTCGTGGCTGAGATCTGCACGCGCGTCGTCGTGATGTACCTGGGCCAAATCGTAGAAGAAGCAGACACACACAGCCTGTTTACGAACCCGCTTCACCCGTATACAAAAGGTTTGATCAAGTCGATTCCGCACCTGGATGGCGATCGTTCCCAAAACTTGCATGTGATCGAAGGGACAGTCCCTTCACTGGACCATATCCCCACAGGATGTCGGTTTGCCCCGCGCTGCCCTTACGCCGATGCACTATGCCGAGAAAAAATGCCGGAGCTCACGGTGCAGCTAAATTCGCAAAAAGTGAGATGCTGGCATGCGCACAAAATCTCTGCCCTAGCATAG
- a CDS encoding ABC transporter permease has product MEIDSIIEPSRIKHTLKKQQRQLLIQNILLNKQIMFGGTIILLLALLTFIGPLVVPYDPYQMEVTERLQGPNAAHLLGTDEFGRDLLTRIVYGGKITLGVGFAVAFISSLLGLIIGLYASYYRGLDQVLMRTCDGLMAIPAILFAIALMAALGPSTLNVIIALSVVFTPYIARVIRSTAIVIREQTYIEAVRAQGASNLRIIWRHMMPNTISPLVVQATFIFADAIITEAALSFLGAGVPSPEPSWGSILQDGKVVIFNAWWMTVFPGITIISAVLGLNLLGDGLRDLMDPHTKQTKK; this is encoded by the coding sequence GTGGAGATTGACAGCATCATCGAGCCTTCCCGTATCAAACACACCTTAAAAAAACAGCAACGGCAATTATTGATCCAGAACATTCTATTAAATAAACAGATCATGTTCGGGGGCACCATCATCCTTTTGCTGGCATTGTTAACCTTTATCGGGCCGTTGGTTGTCCCTTATGATCCTTATCAAATGGAAGTGACCGAACGACTGCAAGGTCCGAATGCGGCCCACCTGCTGGGGACGGATGAATTTGGTCGGGATCTGCTCACGCGCATTGTCTATGGAGGCAAGATTACGTTAGGAGTAGGCTTTGCGGTAGCCTTTATCTCGTCCCTGCTGGGCTTGATCATCGGCTTGTACGCTAGCTATTATCGCGGCCTTGACCAGGTTTTAATGCGAACGTGCGACGGCCTCATGGCGATTCCCGCCATCCTGTTCGCCATCGCTCTAATGGCGGCGTTGGGCCCGTCCACTTTAAATGTCATCATCGCGTTAAGTGTCGTATTTACACCGTATATTGCGCGCGTAATCCGCTCGACAGCCATCGTAATCCGCGAACAAACCTACATTGAAGCAGTGAGAGCTCAGGGGGCAAGCAACTTGCGGATTATCTGGCGGCACATGATGCCGAACACTATTTCTCCGCTCGTTGTGCAGGCTACATTCATTTTTGCCGATGCGATTATCACGGAAGCCGCCTTAAGTTTTTTGGGTGCAGGTGTCCCTTCGCCGGAGCCGAGTTGGGGGAGTATTCTGCAGGACGGAAAGGTCGTCATCTTTAACGCATGGTGGATGACCGTGTTCCCGGGAATCACGATTATTTCCGCTGTCTTGGGGTTAAATTTGCTGGGCGACGGACTGCGTGACCTCATGGACCCGCATACCAAACAAACCAAAAAATAA
- a CDS encoding ABC transporter permease, which produces MLLYIVKRLLSLIPVLFVISVVIFLIMHITPGDPAAIMLGEEATEDQIQELREELGLNTPLVQQYVDWVINVVQGDLGYSYFMKQSVTSALISHLGPTFSLAVLAQIVALVIAIPAGIMAATRRGSLSDQSLMAFSLFGMSVPSFLLALFLILVIGVQLRWLPIAGFQPLSDGLWNSLQYLILPAISLGTIQAALIARMTRTSMLEVLHANFIKTARAKGVKERNIVYRHALRNAFLPILTVIGQTFGTLVAGGVVTETIFNIPGIGQMVVNSIERRDYPVIQGVILFITVSYVFINLMIDLLYAYIDPRVRLERK; this is translated from the coding sequence TTGCTTCTTTATATAGTAAAACGGCTTCTTTCGCTCATCCCTGTCCTGTTCGTCATCTCTGTGGTCATCTTTCTGATCATGCATATTACGCCCGGTGATCCGGCTGCGATCATGTTGGGAGAAGAGGCTACGGAGGATCAAATCCAGGAATTGCGTGAGGAGCTAGGTCTGAATACGCCACTCGTTCAACAATATGTCGATTGGGTAATCAATGTTGTCCAAGGTGATTTGGGCTATTCCTATTTCATGAAACAGTCAGTGACCAGCGCTCTTATTAGCCATCTTGGACCTACATTTTCCCTCGCGGTTTTGGCTCAGATCGTCGCCTTGGTGATTGCCATCCCTGCCGGCATCATGGCGGCAACCCGCCGAGGGTCACTAAGCGATCAATCCCTGATGGCTTTTTCCTTATTCGGAATGTCCGTGCCAAGTTTTTTGCTCGCGCTTTTTTTAATCCTGGTCATTGGCGTCCAGCTGCGGTGGCTGCCGATCGCCGGTTTTCAGCCATTAAGCGACGGGCTGTGGAATAGTCTCCAGTATCTGATTTTGCCGGCGATTTCATTGGGGACCATTCAGGCCGCCCTCATTGCGCGGATGACGCGAACGTCCATGTTGGAGGTTTTGCATGCCAACTTTATTAAAACAGCGCGGGCCAAAGGAGTGAAGGAACGCAACATCGTTTATCGCCATGCGCTGCGCAACGCGTTTCTCCCCATCTTAACGGTCATCGGGCAAACGTTTGGCACCTTGGTAGCTGGAGGTGTTGTCACGGAAACGATCTTCAACATCCCGGGGATCGGCCAAATGGTCGTCAATTCTATCGAACGACGCGATTATCCCGTCATTCAGGGAGTGATCTTATTCATAACGGTTTCCTATGTGTTCATTAACCTGATGATTGATTTGTTGTATGCCTACATTGATCCACGTGTCCGGTTAGAGCGCAAATAG